ACCAGCTGAAGCGTCTGGAGGAGCATCGCTACAGCAGCTCGGGACGCTCGCTGCTCGAACCCGTCATGCAGCGCTACTGGGAGTGGCTTGTGCACAGGATGCCACCCTGGATCGCACCCAACCTCATCACCATCGTCGGTTTGGCGACGAACATCTTCACCACGCTGGTGCTGGTGTATTACTGCCCGACCGCCACCGAACAGGTACAGCGCAATCGTACTGtcgtaaaaaacaaacaaacggtAAATTCGTACAACAGTCTCATTTATTCGCATGTGTTTAGGCTCCTCTCTGGGCGTATCTCCTGTGCGCGGTGGGTCTGTTCGTCTATCAGTCGCTGGACGCCATCGATGGAAAACAGGCGCGACGCACTAACAACAGTTCACCACTGGGGGAGCTGTTCGACCACGGCTGCGATTCGCTCTCCACGGGTGAGCATCACACACCGTTTGCACGGGATGCGCTATTGCGCAGTAtgttttaagtgttatttttcACGTTGagatgtttttgcacatttttaagTTGCTATGTTACTGGATAATTGCTTACATAAAatcttatattattttaaaacctatgccttttaaatattgtggtatatcaaaaataataatgtaaatttaatgtatattatgttatttataatgtatatttatataatgtccAATAAACATATGAAATgctaaatatacatataaaatatatatttgcatttatttaatataatagtccaataataaattgcatttaacaaattataatgtatttataaaaattttgtgcaaattatataaatacattttaaatgactttaataTTACATGATgtaaattataatgtaatgtaaataaattatatatttaatattattaaagaaTATATTAGTgatacattatataatattattgatacaataaaaagtatataaatgtataattattattgtttattattagtattattaattgCATACATTCTATATGATGTACATaagtatattattaataaactacatataaattataatacatgTCCATAAATTCTCTATAtagttaatattataaaataatgtgttaataataaatcacaatGTAAATTATCATGTCATGCATGCACTTAAAGTcgatatgtataatatataaattatatattaaaagtttgtgtataattaattaataatgcgtaaataataatgtataaattcTATAGAATGtacataaattataatataaaacacaaattagggttaggttaatattatattatataatttataatataattcatttaacatttattaaataattataataaataattaatagtacattacataatgtaatttatgtatatatatataatttatgtatataataatagtctatatataatttttttaatgttaaaaattctacataatgtacataaattataatatttttatttcccaTTTATGTACTAATACTTATTAATATAATTGTTATAtgtacataattatttaaaatgatagaatttaaaatgataaaatgtataatttattaatatattaataattgaataaagtAAATGAGCTActgtatgtacattttaaatgtagatttttatttataatacatgtCCATAAATTctctatatatttaatattataaaataatgtgttaataataaatcacaatttAAATTATCATGTCATGCATGCACTTAAAGTCTATATGTAtgatatgtataatatataaataatatataaaaaaattgttaataatgtataataaataatacatttgtatttataatacatgATACAAATAATGCAAtctattataataatatgtattgGTGATGATGATTATGCATGTATCAGTAGACTGGTATTGAAGCAGACTTgtttgtgatgtgtgtgtgtgtgtgtgtgtgtgtgtgtgtgtgtgtgtttgtgtgtgtgctgcagtGTTTGTGGTGTTGGGCACGAGTCTGGCGGTGCAGCTGGGCTCTCACCCCGACTGGATGTTCTTCTGCTGTTTCTCCGGCATGTTCATGTTTTACTGCGCTCACTGGCAGACCTACGTCTCCGGCACGCTGCGCTTCGGCATGTGAGTATCACACACTTCTACTCAACTCCATTCAGTGCCTCATTTCAATAGAACGGTGCAGCCGCATTTACCACATTCACCGCTGTTCGGTCGATTTTCACACAGTCCCAGCgctagggatgggcgatatcttaTCTTGTGTGCGACTGTGAGGTGGACGTGAAATTGAGGAGGAGTTTGGATCCTTCTACGATCTGGAGCTGGTTTGTTCAGGGCTGTACAGTGCGATGAATAAATGTAGTACAGTAGCACAGTTTTGCATGTGTACGAGCCTGTTTACAAACCTGCTGTCCAACAACGATATCATTTATTGACATGCTTTTTCTCCAAATTAACTTCATAACATCAGTCCAgtgtttcaaataactttttgtgATCAGACATGGATTCAtatcacagaatgaggcagaaatcattctactttacagtattatatacagtgataaatgctatgtcgattagcattgcattataaatacacTTTAACCTTATAAAAATACCCAGGATTGCTTGAAGAACACAGattaaaccatatattgtcgcAATGGTTTCATCAGTTAAAATTTCTCTATCTCCGTTGTGTTTTATTCAGCGATAACTGGATactttgtccatattagggatttcctggagcgtCGTCAGTGCTATTACTTCTGCGACGCATATGTGTTTCTGCGCAAGAGCGCCCTCTGGCTTCCAGTACGAGTTAAACAGTCGTTACATCACGTGTGTACTCagtaatgctcacaacacacTATTTCGGGGAAAAATAGGAAAGATAGTATTTTTCTCTAAAGGAACAGGATTCCCTGAGTTATCGTCATTGATATCGTTATCACAGTAAATAGCAGAAATTAtggtgatatatttttaaggccatatcgcccatccGTACCCAGCGCAGATTTCGCAGGAGGTTTGTGCGATGTTCGTGTTTGCGCTGGTGTAATGTTCTGTCGCTGTGCCTCGGGCAGATTTGACGTCACAGAGATGCAGATCTGTCTCACGCTGTTGCAGACGTTCACGGCCGCCATCGGGCCGGTGGTTTGGAACGTAACGGTAAATCCAGCGCCGAACGGCCAATCAGACGGCTCTCTGGCTGCTAACGCAAGCAGTGCACCAATCAGCTGCCTGAAACACTAATTAAcctgattgtgtgtgtgtgagtgtgtgtaagagtgtgtgtaagagtgtgtgtgtgagtgtgtgtgtgtgtgtgtgtgtgtgtgtgtgtgtgtgtgtgtgtgtgagtgagtgagtgagtgagagagtgtgtgtgtgtgtgtgtgtgtgtgtgtgagagtgtgagagagtgtgtgtgagagtgtgtgtgtgtgtgagagtgtgtgtgtgagagtgtgtgtgagagtgtgtgagagtgtgtgagagtgtgtgtgagagtgtgtgtgtgtgtgtgtgagtgtgtgtgtgagtgagtgagtgagtgagagagtgtgtgtgtgtgtgtgtgtgtgagagagtgtgagagtgtgtgtgagtgtgtgtgtgagtgtgtgagtgtgtgtgagtgtgtgagagtgtgtgtgagagtgtgtgtgtgtgtgtgtgtgtgtgtgtgtgtgtgtgtgtgtgagagagtgtgtgtgtggtgtgtgtgtgtgtgtgtgtgagagtgtgtgtgtgtgatgtgtgtgtgtgtgtgagagtgtgtgtgtgagtgagagtgtgtgtgtgtgtgtgtgtgagaagtgtgtgtgtgtgtgtgtgtgtgtgtgtgtgtgtgagagagtgtgtgtgagagtgtgtgtgtgtgagagtgtgtgtgtgtgtgagagtgtgtgtgtgtgtgtgtgtgtgtgtgtgtgtgagagtgtgtgtgtgtgtgagtgtgtgtgtgtgaaagtgtgtgtgtgtgtgtgtgtgtgtgtgtgtgtgtgagagagagtgtgtgtgtgtgtgtgtgagagagtgtgtgtgtgtgtgtgagagtgtgtgtgtgtgtgagagtgtgtgtgtgtgtgtgagagagtgtgtgtgtgtgagagagtgtgtgtgtgtgtgagagtgtgtgtgtgtgtgtgtgagagtgtgtgtgtgtgtgtgagagagtgtgtgtgtgtgtgtgagagagtgtgtgtgtgagagagtgtgtgtgagagtgtgtgtgtgagagagtgtgtgtgtgtgtgagtgagtgtgtgtgtgagagtgtgtgtgtgtgtgagagtttgtgtgtgtgagagtgtgtgtgtgagtgtgagtgtgtgtgtgtgtgtgtgagtgagtgagtgagtgagtgtgtgtgtcgtgTCTAACGCGCGTCTGTCTCTCCTCCGCTCTGATCAGCATTGATGTGACAGAAGTGCAGATCTTCATAATTCTTCTGTATCTTCTGGCTGCTGTGGGCGGATCAGCTTTCTGGCAGTCTCCGGTAATCcagctctctctcacacatctGTGATTTATTATAATCGCTTCAGCCTCAAACAATCAGCGCTTCACTTCACTTCATCACACGCCTGTTATTAGCTGTTAACAAATATTAGaagattttaacattttcatgcatttgttttgtaaacaatgtgtattttaaaataattatgtttacaATATGAATAGATACatctataaaataattttgtttacatattataaaatatgtttgcattttaataatattttattataatgtaatgctttgtcattttaaatttaataatgtgtaatttgtcatttaaacaatagatctaattaaataaattcaatattatattattattaaataattaagtataataattgaaattaattaattctatatatttagtattgtaaaaatattaattataaattacataatgtaaatataatgtatataaataagttctatataatattgtaaaataatatagtaatgaaacattatatattgtcagttatacataatattaatttatatacataaattctctctctctctacttcTCTGTAAAGTTAattataaataagttttagatgtattaatttaacagtaaaatgattaatataattattattaatacattgcTTCATGTAAATTACACAtcacaaatattaataaatttgaatgcttattattaatgaataaattctatatatactgtatttaatattgtaaagtaatataataataataataataagtttttgaacagtgagatttttaatgttttttaaagaagtctcttctgttcaccaggcctgcatttattttatccaaaatacagcaaaagcagtaatattgtgaaatatttttactatttaaaataactgctttctatttgaatatattttaaaatgtagtttattcctgtgattagGATCAGGATGTGATAcgttattattatagtataatatattaataatacataatgtaaatgatacattaaaaacaataaaaatctttaaaatattgttaagatgtattaaaaatatacaaaatgtaaaaatgtattatatcaATGGTAATAgccataaaaatgtatattattacatatgtGTGTTTGAATGTAACTCTTTCTCATTCTCTCACATTCGACAGATTCCCGTAATAAACATCCAAATGAAAATAATTCCAGCACTTTGCACATTTATTGCGGTGGTTTTCTCGTGTACCAATTACTTCAGAGTCATATTTACGGGCGGCGTGGGCAAAAACGGATCCACTATAGCGGTACGTACGCCACCTCCAGTGTATAATAGACATgcgttattatattatatatattgtctctCTCTCAACTCTAAATACATGTGTGTTTCAGGGTACGAGCGTGTTATCGCCCGTGCTACACATCGGCTCTGTTATCGTCCTCGCTATGATGATTTATAAGAAATCAGCCGTCCAGCTGTTCCAGAA
The sequence above is a segment of the Onychostoma macrolepis isolate SWU-2019 chromosome 22, ASM1243209v1, whole genome shotgun sequence genome. Coding sequences within it:
- the cept1b gene encoding choline/ethanolaminephosphotransferase 1b encodes the protein MNFDLFAVGGGGGAVVRERGRGVDSSCWFAPGALRRLFELPAPVLSRHQLKRLEEHRYSSSGRSLLEPVMQRYWEWLVHRMPPWIAPNLITIVGLATNIFTTLVLVYYCPTATEQAPLWAYLLCAVGLFVYQSLDAIDGKQARRTNNSSPLGELFDHGCDSLSTVFVVLGTSLAVQLGSHPDWMFFCCFSGMFMFYCAHWQTYVSGTLRFGIIDVTEVQIFIILLYLLAAVGGSAFWQSPIPVINIQMKIIPALCTFIAVVFSCTNYFRVIFTGGVGKNGSTIAGTSVLSPVLHIGSVIVLAMMIYKKSAVQLFQKHPCLYILAFGFVSAKITNKLVVAHMTKSEMHLHDAAFLGPGLLFLDQYFNSFIDEYLVLWISLILSLFDLVRYCVSVCNEIASHLHICVFKIKPQSTAAAVE